The genomic DNA ATTGCTCACCCCATGTGCTTCTGGACCTGATAACTCCAAATGGCACCTGGCACTGGGATCTCATTTTTTCCCATAGGATATGACTGGCCTGGTGTTTGCAGCAGCTAGGCAAATATTGTCCAGTTAAAGTGCCACTTTGGAAACAATGGTTGAGATAATTACTTCTGCTAACAACTACACTAGATTTAGTAGTGATACAATGAAACACACCAGTCCAGTACAGACAACTGGCTGGCTCTTTGATTTCGCCTTTTCCTCATATTCCCTCTTCCATCATAATTTCATCTTCAACGCTGTGAGCTCATAGAAGGCTCCAGGCATAGGCAGCATCCACACACCACATGAGCAATTCCTGCCGAAGACATTTTTGCATGGTACCTGACTAAAAGAGCCAGCGAATACTGGTATTTTGCCTAGAGCTGGCACTTCGATTTTGTGACTGCTACTAGCAATATATGGcttcataaaaattatttctgaccTAATGTACATGTTGTTTCGGTTTTTTACTTGCTCTGAGTAGAAGCTCAGAATGAAATCAGCTTAATAGAATAATTTTACTGCGTGTAGATTTTGTCACAAGTATTGCTTACAGCTGGGATCTAAATTAAGCCTAGAGAAAATAGCTAGAACTCTGCCAGCCTGTAAAGTGATGGcattattctctttttctgggCTTCACTGACATACAGATATACCTAGTGGGCACTGAAAACCAGTGTACAGAGTTAGTGAGACTTGACTGTTTCATAATAAAATTTATTGcttctatttattattttcccaaaGAAGAAACCAAggtgagaaaaggaaaacataagaTAAAAGACAAAATTCTTCACAAACCATATTTCTGTTGTGattcaagaagaaaagcaattcaaGTAGCAGAGAAGGAATGTAAGAATATTCAAATGCAGAACTCTGATTTCTCTTCTATTTCTAGAATTAAATTATAATATTGCTAGCACCAggagttcagaaaaaaaggggaatgTGAACCCTAAAGTCTCAAAAATACAATTCCTTCTGCAAATACAAAAAACCAAGATGACACTCTATGGTTGTATCATGTCTTCCAGAGTGAACACTTTATGGAAAACAGTGTCAagataataacaacaaaatttGGAATGATTGCTAACATGCACGGGTATGAAACACAGAGATAGTAACTGGTGTAAGAGAAATGATGTCTTTAAAACAGACTTATTCACACTGCCCCCTTCTTTTACACATCATATTTGTAAGAAATCCTTGATTTAGATGAAGGGATAAACTTCTTCCTTCACATACTCCTTTGCCTGCTCTGCACTTTCTGTCACATTCCCATCTAAAACACCACCACACCCACCTAATGTCCTCTAGTAGTTTTGCAAACTTACTGCTTTGAGCCACAGTTCTTGCCTTATTTCTATGAACATTTTGGGTGTAGACCAAATCTGAAGGTGGCGGGGGAAGAATAAAGGGGATGATGATGCTAATGTGACAAGGCACCCAGTGTATACCCTTATTTGATGTCCTGTGATCACCTACTTCAGACTACAAGTACCTTGGTGCAGCAACCATATTTTCCCAGATAGGTAAAACTTTATGAAATGATGCTCAAATATACATAGTAAATAAGAGCCCACTCCACTTCCAAGCTGAAGCACCCAAGAACCAGTAAATGCCAAAAATAAGGTAACCCATATAACCTTAATCCAGAACTCATGGGAATACACGTTGTGATGTCATTGTCATTTTACAGCAtagcatattttttaatatcaagcTGCCTTGCTCAGTGCACAGAACAGGCTGGGCTCATTAAAAAAGCAATCATTCTGTACCTTTGTTGTTCAGTGATCCATACCTTGTCTCCTGTATACTCTTCTAATCCTATTCTGAAGGCAGAAGAGCCCAtaaggaaacaaatattttgatcATATTTTTGATCATATTTTGATCATATTTTGCTACAGTATCCAGGTAATCTCgcaaacattcattttcatttattttacaaaagctGTTACGTGGTGCTGTTTTTGTGATGCATGATACAGAGTAAAGAATAAATTAGTATTAATTTGAAGTGCTTATAACTTGCCCAGCTGCTGAGTTTGAGAGTACTCTACGCATTTGGCATGCTTTTCATATTCAAAGTATAGTTTCCCCCTGACAACAGCGGGAGCATTAGCTCCTCTTCAGTTACACAAATAACCTCACAGAGAAGGAATAGACTATTATTGCCACCTATGAAAAACAGGGTTTAAGTGATTTGCCCATTGTCATACACTATCACGTAGCAGATGCAGGGATACAGCTTTACTCTCTTAAATAGTGTTCAATTGTCGTACACACACTTTCCTTTTACTATCTGCCATTCCCCAAGTCATTCACCGATTCTTCTAGATATAGCCTCATTTTTGGTACAGAAATGTTGCTCGGGCAgattttcaaagtatttctcTATTTGGCTGAAATTTCTAAAAACATATCAGAATAGCTCTGGTCAGATAGCTGTATGGCCAGTAATCTCTGGCATGTTCAGCACGTACAGACAGTCTTACCATGCGGATGTGACACCACCGCTATGTACCAGCAAAGCAGATAAAATACTCCCTAGCACTGATGGATTTCCTGTGAACATACACACATTGCTTTCCCAGGAATCCAGGAGAGAAATAAGACAATCTTTCTTACAGGATGTTCGCGACAATGAAACGGAGGTCTTAACCTCCTCAACTACATGACGATTCACCCTCAAAGCCTGGTTTTCTCTGCCTCACCCAGCAGAGAGTCTCATCACGACCTCTGAGCCTAATAGCGTACAAAGACCCCAAGAAATACTCACAAATTGATTGCTCATGGCCTATTGCTGTAATACTACCCATACACTGAACAGCATGTACCCAGCTGCCTGCTTCTATACGTAAGCACAGCTGAAGTGAGATAGCAGGGTTGGGGCAGCAAGTTCATGTTACTGTAACTGTTCTCAACAACAAACTTCCAGGGAGGGAAGCGGGCAGGGATTTTCCAGACACGCTTCATGTTGGCCCCGCGCCTTCATCGGCTTAATGGGCCAAATAAAGGCCTTGAAGGCAGCTTCACCCCTAAATATCCAAACCACAAACTATACATAGGCACCCACCTCACTGATTCAgctccttttcttgcctttcaggGGTGAAGTGCTGAGGCAGGTGGCAGGCATAAACACACAAACTTATTTATTGTTACTTCAAACGTCAttgaagagagaaacagaaaataaaaccaagaacTGCCACCATTCCTCCTACTGAAACAAGACCTCTCATTGAGAGACTAGCTCCCCACTTAACATGGATGCTTGTTCTCCCCTCTGTGCCTCCTCAGGTACACCAGGTGCACAGCCAGAGGGGCACAGGAGAAGAACAGGTAACACCCACCGCCAGAGCCCCCGCCTGCCCTCACACTCAAGGCCTCACAGCCACACAGTCCGCCCGACGCAGGACATCAGGCGCCCTTGCTCTCTGAATGGTGCATTTAAATGTCAATCAAAGCTCCCTCCCCCCGCGTCGAGGCAACCCGATCCAACCGCGGCTTCCCTCGCCGTTGTACCGATATGAGGTGGGAGGGGCGAGGCCCCGATCCCTCGCAATACGATTGGTCAAATCAGCCGTCAACTTATGCCGGCGGGGCTCCGCCTCCTCACCGTTCTCCTCTCGATTTAcggtgagggaagggaagcggtGCAGAGATCTCTCGCGATCTGATTAGACAAGTGGGAACGCCACTCAAGTTAAGACTCCGCCTCCCCGGCGGGACAGCGTCTCAGCTGATCGGTCAACCCCGTGACAGGGTGGGGGTGGGCGTCACTGGTGAATGGTCAGTTCCGTCAGTCACTCCTGGAGAATCCCGCCCAGCCGCCCCGAATCTCACCTCCAGATTGGCTGCGGCGGTAGTCCGCCAGCTTTCCCTAGGGGGCGGGGCGCTCGGCGTTTTCTGTCCGCCGGTGCGGCCTGGTGTCTTCCTACCGGCGCCTCGCTAGCGCGGCAGCCGACACCGCGGCGGACatggcgcggcgcggcggggctcCCTGGGCCCTGGAGGTGGCGTTACTGGTGACATCCGCTTTTTTCGCCGGTGAGCCAGCGGGGTCGAGCCAGCGTGCGGTAGCGCTGTCCCCGGCCAGCTGCCGCcgggggcggggagggctgCGGAGCCGCTGCGGGGGTTGCGGGCGTTGCGGGGGAAGGGGCGTCCGCGCGCCTCAACGAGACCGGCCGCAACGGTTGGGAAAAGGGCGCGCGAGCggttggggagggggaagggaggcCGCGGGCCttgtggggcgggggggtgacCCGGGGAACCCGCGGCCCTGTGCCGCCTGGCGCACCCCGGCGGGGGaagccccgcccggcccgggccccgcaCACAACCCGTGGCTTGTCCCACCCGTGGGGCAGCGCtcgtggggtgtgtgtgtgtgtgcgtacGCCCACCAGCTTCGGGACTGAGAGGTGTGGGCGGAGGGCTGCTCCCCCGCCCCGAGCAGCGGCTGTCCCCTCGCTGCAGCTCCGTgctccgctccccccgccccgcccagCTCCGCTAGGGACTTTGCTGGGGCActtccccctcccttcccagcaAAGGGCCCTGCGGAGCGTTTTAGGGGTACCCATCGTTTTGTTACCTCGTGCGGATTTTCATGTTTCGCCGAGCTGTTTTTGTGGTCATTGGAGGTGGTCGTTCGTTGTGAGTCGGGCATGTGATGTGCGCTTAAGGCTTCCAGGCCCTGTAAATAGTTTTCACGCAGTACACCTTAGTTCCCCAGTCCAGGTTCACAAAGGCTTTTGAGAACTGAAGTTCAGCTGAGGTGCAACTTCTCTAAGGTAGAAGTTTAAGTTTTCTGTAGGTGGGTGAATAACAGTACACAGAATGAATTGTACCTTGGAATTCACTCTATAGACTTCACTGCATATGTGGCCCAGTGGGGTGTCATGGTCAAGCAATTACAGCACGTCTGAGGAAAAGGCTTATGTTCCCAAGTTTAAATTCACTTTTGCTCATTGAGACCTTGAACAAGTGTAGCAAGGCAAATTATGTTAAAGAGGGTAATGCTTTAATTTTATCCACCTAAGCAACCTTGTCCCAAGTAAGCCACCTTATCCTAATAACCTATGTGACTATTGTATAGTCTTGTGGAAAATTAAAGCAACATGCGAAATCCTGCACACAGAGCAAAAATGTTTGTAGCAATTTTGTAAATTCCTTCCTAAGCAAATTGgtctggaaacatttcttttcttccaaatatgGGTTGATACACTGTTAAAATTGATAGCAGGTCATCCAATGAACACGtatcaatttaaaacaaaaaatgctttcatcTGCTCCATGTACATCTGTTGGTTTGgcttgtttcctttcttttgccaCCCTTCCCCGACTTGCATCACAGTACTTTGTTCCTTTAGTATGTTTATCATAACATAGCTCAGATTTACTGTCAACATTTGTATGCATGGTCATGATCCAGGCTTTAAAACAGCATCTTCAAGGTCAGATTGGTTAAATTAATGTTAAGAAAGATTGTAGCTGTACAACACATCAATTTACTATTGCACTATTTTTGTAAATAGCCTTTAGATTTGCAGATGCTCTGCGAAACTATTTTATATAACTGCTTGGATTGGTAACTAATTTTCAGTGATCACATGagtaaatatttctatttatttttaaaggttatcTTATTCACGTAATTTTGGAGTCTGTAGTCAGACTGATTATATAATTACAACTCAAACTCAGATGGCCTACAAATATTAATTGTTCTCCTACTTGATTTTTCTCAAGTCTTGTGTCGGATGAGTTTTTTGGTAGAAACATATACAGATTGCTCTTGGGGCAATATGTCTGAATTTTTGCATTGGGCATGTTACTGTTTATATACAGTAAATACACAAACATTTatctaaataaatttttaaatgtacgCAGTATTGCAGTTATGCTTAAGTGACTTTAAAATAGGAAGCTAGGCTGAAATAAGGCCATCTCTTATTTCATGGAGCCCTCTTTGACTTTATTACACAATAAATTACTATCATCATACAACAGATTAGAAATAATGGTTTTAGCCAACTTTGCTATTCAAGGTAATGGGGAAGAGAGTGAAGAGGGGATCACAAATAAGTGAAAACCCAACGTGAGAAGCAGTGCAGATTGTGGCTTCACACAATCACCCTAGGTCCAGTACCTcatatgaggaagaaaaatgtctcaCGATGTCATGTGGCTgagaaggcagagcagggacacTGGAGCTGTTCTGCAGAAGCCAGGTTGTTCCTGGCAGTGCTCTGTTTAAGCCAGCACTGACTCTGCTGATCCTCCTGGCTCTGGGTTCAGTGGCTCAGGCTGTTGCCTGTGTGAAAAGAGGTGTTATGCCAAGCAGTGCTGGAAGCAAATAGAGCCCTGTTGTTGCATAGCTGCTTGTGAACTAGCAGGATTTTGGAGTCTACCTGGTTCTTCTGGGAGCTAACTCTACCAGGTCTGAGCTGTGACACTGCTCACAACCTGCCAGTGAGTATGCAGAAATATACTGTGCTGTTGTTTGAATAATTGTCctactttttttaatgtggatttGTCCATCCTTAGTCATTGCTGTATAGAAACTTTATTTCGTATTCCAGAGCATTAAAATGATCGGTTCTTATTAGTCATCTTACATAAATTGATAGGTATGAGAACAAGGAATAAGGAATCTTATTAAGCTCcaatatgttctttttttctgtgatgtaaAGGAAAGATTGTATAAACTGAcagctttttttggttttaggtGTATGTGGTGATGAATTTAGCATCTTACGATCACCTCAATCAGTTGTTTTTCGAAATGGAAGTTGGCCCATTCCTGGTGAGCGGATCCCAGATGTAGCTGCATTATCCATGGGTTTTTCTGTTGAAGAGGTATGTTTAAGGTCTTGATTTTGGAATGCCTCCGAAACTACAGACCTGCTCACTTAACATGCAAATCTTCCTGTCATGTGCTGGCATATATAAAATATCATCGTGTTTGTCTTGAGGAATGTATGACCTGTCAGTGTGGTTTCCAAGCACAGAGCTACATCAGTCATATGAGCAGCAAAAGGCTGTGCTAGCTGGCTGATTTGAGTCATCAGCTACAGGAGGAAGCAAGCCCGTGGAGTCTTTACTGTGGTGTTCTTCAGTTCCTCTGAGACCCAACTACATGCTGTATCCCCCATCCGCAGTCACATACTGAGAATCTGTGGAAACGACTGTTACTTGCCTACAAGCTCTCCATAGCGCTCTGCTCTTGGATACTCTGAAGATTGTGAGAAACGTCTTGGCTAGGCAGGTGTGTTTTGTCAGGTCAGCAAGCTTGTCTGCTGGGCATAGTTAataagaacaaacaaaccaaacagttAGGAAGTAACCAAAAGACTCGAAAACCTAATTGGTGGTAGTGTTTCCCAAATTAGGTTTTTGAACACACTTTTACTCATGTTTAAAGTGAGGCACATGAATAGGAGCCCTTGAATTTTTTCCATCTTGCCTACTGGAGACTGTTTCCCATTTCTTCCATACTGCAGCTATGCAAGAGGTCTGATAAGGCTGGTTCTAGTGCAGGTCTGTTTAGCGTGTGTTTTGGAATTTATCTAAAAATATCTTGCTGTCAATTACTTACTTTTTTTGTCACTAAGCTAGTAACATATATAATACATCAGATGGTATTGTGTGCATTGCACATAAAGACACCCAGAAAAACAGTGGGGTTTTGCTCATTTTGAACACTTAACTGTTGGCATATTGGTTATCTGGAGGTGTAACGTGGTTATCATGGAAAAAAGTGGTTTAGTACTCACTCTGTGCCTTTGCCAAAGCTTGGAATTCATCTGCTGTGATGGGTCCGTAGCATCCTTTAGAAATAGTTCTCTATTAGTATTATGTCAAATCCTAaaagcaggcagggaaggaaatatttgcatttcccTATTCAGTTAAACCCTGAAACTGAAAGTTGTCAGCATTGTCACTAAGGCAGAAAGAACCCTGAGGCAGCTTCCAGCCGTGATGTGGAGTATAGTGCAGGGCCCAAACACTTGTTCTGCAGTTTACATCAAGGATATAGTCCAGGAACATAAACTGGCAGTGCAGTAGGCGCACTGTAGAGAATTTAGAATTCTTACTATTCTCAACAGCAGTGATTCAATATTCCTCTCCTGTTAAGGCAAGATAAAACTGAACCCCCTTTTTGTCCCTGATGATGCtttaaagttttttcttttgtttctttgaggAGATACAGGCCATAACGTCGATGACATTTAATTATAAAATCCAAATTCCAAATAGATGAATTTGTATTTTGTACCTGAATAAACCAACCAGGTAGCCTTCACTGTGGTCTTACTGATACATAATTGTAGTAAACCACTAAAGAATCTTTTAATCTTTCTATGCAAATTTGTAAGTTTTAGATTAATAGGCTGTTGGTAGATTGACACCTGCTGccccctttttctcctcccccgCCTCATTTCTTTCTGGTACTGAAAATATTAGGGTTTTGATATGCCTAAACCTGCTTCTCTGGTGTTTTGTGAaagggttgtggggtttttgttttgttttgttttttaatttcatttcagccTCCACCTATTAAATACAGACTATAATGTTTCTAATTTAATTATGGGAAATAGCTCCTGATATATGCAATGTGTATAATGCTTTCTCAGTGTGGACTTTACTTTGAAATTACTGGCAGCTAACAGTTCAAACTAACAGTTTCTTCATGGTTAACTTGCAACAGCATTATTCAAGATGAAAGCATTCTAGTGTTAACTTAGTTCCCCATGAAATTTCCAATAGGCTGTCCTGCACAGAGATATTAACGTGATAGTAAGTTATTTTGCTGTACTGGTGGGACAGGgctcctctctttctccctgtgaaatacaggtttttttaccattttgtaATAGGACCTTTCCTGGCCTGGTCTTGCTGTGGGTGATCTGTTTCACAGACCACGAGCTACTGTGCTGGTAACAGTGAAAGGTGTAGACCAACTGATGTTGCCTGCGAAAGGGATTTCTTACCCTATTGAGAATGTGAGTATCCACGTTAGGAACTGTTGCATGATTTCTGTGACTCTTGTGATTTAATGAGAATTACGTGACTCTCTACTGTAGTCCTTGACTTGTTTGTTACTTCACTTGAAGTTCACATACTCCCCTAGAGTGATGAATCAGGCTGTATAGATAAATAATCCAGTCAGGCTCCTGTACAATGTGAAAGGCCTTTAAGATCACCCAGGGCCTCCTCCTGTGTTGAGTTCAGTAACTTGTTTGACCGAAGCGTATTTTCCTCAAAAGGCATCTAGTTTTCATGTTTGTACTAAGAGGCAGAGAATCCACTGCTTCTCATGTTAACTTATTGATTCGTACTCAgaattattaacattttttgcttctgctgaGTGTATGTGAAATATAGCACTCTGAGACACAATTTGATTATACtgtatcaaaaagaaaacaaatgttacaTTTACTTGTCACTATCTGTTTTTGCTGAGGTTCTTCTCAAAATTGTCATATTATCATAGGATCATTTAGGTTGGGAGGGACATCTTGAAATCATCTAGTCCGACTCCCTGATCAAGCATGGTCAACTAAAGCAGCCTGTCCAGAACTGcgtccagttgggttttgaatatGTCTACAGatggaaactccacaacctcactgggcaacctgttttcttgtgttcagatagaatttcctgtttttaaatttatgccCATTGCCTCTTCTCCTGTCAAATGACTTTGTCCACGCACATCTTAACAGGAATACAGTAACTTATAAAATATTGATAACTGTACGGTGTCTACTCACTCCCCTTTATAAATACATTGTCTGCTTTTATCCATTTTGCTGCAGTATTGGACCAGTTCTTCATGTTGAGCTATTGCTTGTCCAGCCCACAAACTGGTTTCAAATAAGTTGGTTTTTTAGATTATTTCTAGTTAGTTAATTTTGCCTCTGCCTATCTTGGAAAACTTTGGTTTGCAGCAGTTTACCATGCATTTTGGCTCTGTGTGACTGCTGTGCTCCTGTTAATTATTACTGGTCATTTTATTATTTGGGTCAAACTGTGGAATCATCAGTGACAGTGTTAAACagtgttttgtttaatattGACACCCTGTCACACACCCCAAGATGAGATGATGATTTActtattaaattacttttacaGCTATCAGGCAGTCTTTTAATCTATTTTGAGATATCAGCATTTAATCGGAATATTATGTGGCTTTACATTGAAGTCAGGTCAAATTCTGCTTGGCATGGATCTGCTTTCACATCAGCTTTCAAATACAGCTCACTACTTCAGGCACAATTACATTTTGACATTGCTGAAATGGTATCTGGATCAAAGGTAATTTAGGGTTGTCTGCACCTGACTGTGTAGGTATTGCTAACTTGCAGAAACCTTAAATATACTTGAAGAAGTCTTCAGTTGTATTTGCACTTGTAACTTTTATAAAGTTCTGATGTGTACATagtgcatattttctttatttcccatTAATAGCAATTAATATTCCTGAGCTTTAATTGTTTAACTTCTGCCATGGCTTCAAATAAGCTGCCCCAAATGTATGCTGGCGAAGTAGTGGTTCTCCAGTATTCAAGAATAGTTTCAAATGATCATCACTGAGTCCATGTTCAAGACCGCTGGGTACAAATTATCCTAGCTTACAGACTTACTgaaatttattagaaaaaatgttttatgctCTTTAACTAGTGATTGGCAATGTgccattctgtttcttttcagttgaAAGCCAGAAGTAAGTGTTTAGAAAAACTTAACAGTTTTATTAGCTTGCCAGTTATGGCACTATACCATGCtaggatttattttattctttgtgatttttttttttaatatggctcttttctttggtgtttcagCAGTTggtctttctgctgctttattttcattcatCAGTTTCCTGTGGTTCATCATTTTCCATTTGCACTAAGATTGATTTCCCCTTTAGTATTGCTTCTATATTTGTTGGTCTCGCTTTACTGATAAACAAGGCTAAACTCTTAGCTTAAGTAAGCCTCTTAATTACGCAGTCATGGCCCCTTGGATTTCTTAAACATGTATTGTGTCTGCTGTATATACAAATAAATTGTCTGTTCATAGATAGACAGTTGGTGTTTCGTTTTGCATGGCGGCTCCTATTACTTGTTATTATTACTTTGGAAATATTCATACTTTTTGATCAAAAAGAGGTTGTCCTATTTTTCCAGACTTCTGTAGTTAAGCAAATTATCTCCTTTTATATTGTTAGGGTCTGTTTTACCCAAAAATCTAACTAGACTTTGTCTTACAGGCTGTTCCTATCAGTCTTGACAGTGTTGCGAATGCTATTCACACTTTGTTCTCTGAGGAAACTCCTGTGGTCTTGCAGCTGGCACCCAGTGAGGAAGTGAGTATTGCTTCACTTGCGTTCCAGATGTTCTAAATAGTAAACCTCTTTCCACTTGTGCAGTTGGAACAAAACCAAttgattaaattaaatattttgcattggAGAGAACTTGCAAGTATGATTGATTATTAATGCGTGACTGGAAAAACTAAAAACCAACCTCTGTTGTTATTAAACAATGGCTGTTCCTGCAGAGAGTGTACATGGTGGGCAAGGCAAACTCCGTATTTGAAGACCTTTCTGTCACACTGCGCCAACTGCGAAACCGCTTATTCCAGGACAACTCCATTCTCAGCTCCCTTCCTCTCAACTCCCTCAGCAGAAACAATGAGGTAAAAACCTTAAATCAGTGGGAACTTTTacgattttttttctattattcttAGTTAGcttgtgcttttccttttttttctttcttctttttttcctcgcCTTCCTTTGCCTTGGAGAGCCCactctaatttttttctaactgtATTCTAAGAACTAGgtttcaagatttttttgcaAGTAACTTTATTGAAAGAGTAATTTCCTTCTAGCATGTTCTGATGCTGTAACAGACATAACCTGTTATAAAATACTGAGACTCGCAACAAAATGAGACTTCCTTAACTTTGGTTTCATTAAAGGAAATAcctgtctctttctttctgcctaTTCCCCCAGGTTGACTTGCTTTTTCTGTCAGAACTACAAGTCCTACATGATATTGCAAGCCTGgtaagactttttaaaatgctttcccCATCTTATGTCACTAACTTCAGAGAGCTCATTTAAAGGTAGAGAAGCTGTAGCCAGGATACTTGGCAACCAGTGATATAAATTCAAGTGTGTCATCGGTTGGTTGCATCAGTTTAAATAATGCAATCTCAAGCTGTTTGTACCAGCCTTGTCACTGGCGGAAGAAAACGAGAAACTTTATCATCTGTAGTTTCTTTTGTATTGAGTTTGGTGAGAACGGAGGAATTCTGAGCTGCTATTTCTCCATACTGAAAGACACACAAAGTACTCAATGAAGGATTTGCTGGggctttccttgttttcttacCTGAGAAGTATAACGGTAGTTAAGAACACGTTCTTTGCCATGTCCAccattttactttgaaatatcACCATAACATTTTATCTGAAAAGACTGGAGTGACTTTTGTAGTGTGAATAGTGGTGGTGATAGATATGTTCTGATGGAGGAGTGAACTTTTCATGCTGACCTTTTTAAGCAAAAACTTTCTTATGATCTCTTTACTAAGAAGCTACTATCTTGTTGCTGGGGTTTGTGTTGGGATTTTGGgggtatttttgtcttttaagcTGCAGCCCTCAGCTActtaaagtgaaagaaaaagtcaTGAAGAACTCAAGTTCACATTAGGTGAAGGGCGGTGGAGGGAAATGGGGCCAGTAGAGAGAAATGGGGCCCTTGAGAAAATGGAGTAGAACAACTTGGTTTTGTCTTGCAGACTAGCAATGCTGTAGTTAAAGTAGATTGGAAGATAGGAACAGATTAAGTTCTTTGCTTTCAGAGACTGCTCTCTTGTGCAGGCAAATGTCGGTGCTGCAGCTTCACACTTGTAGAAGTGCAAGAATATCACTACTCTCCTTTGAGATAATTTGAATTCTTTCGGTTGGATTTTAATGACAATGGGATAATACTCCTTAAGTAAACTACTTTTGTACTTGAGCAACAGCAAGGCAGAAGATGGAACTTACTCAATATTGCAAGGGCCAGCTTCAGTGGAGGGAGTAGTAGTTAGTATCCAAGTGTTGTagttatgtatatttttttcgtccaagttttatttttatggcaaTTACTAAACAAGGATTCTGATGTGTAAGtataatgtttctttttagcaGAGCTCTATATTACATGTATATAACATCATGTTAGGAATAGAAGCTACATGATGAtaatctgctttcttctgtaGAATAAGAAACAATTGTGGACATCTTGTAGTTACT from Caloenas nicobarica isolate bCalNic1 chromosome 1, bCalNic1.hap1, whole genome shotgun sequence includes the following:
- the ATP6AP2 gene encoding renin receptor, which translates into the protein MARRGGAPWALEVALLVTSAFFAGVCGDEFSILRSPQSVVFRNGSWPIPGERIPDVAALSMGFSVEEDLSWPGLAVGDLFHRPRATVLVTVKGVDQLMLPAKGISYPIENAVPISLDSVANAIHTLFSEETPVVLQLAPSEERVYMVGKANSVFEDLSVTLRQLRNRLFQDNSILSSLPLNSLSRNNEVDLLFLSELQVLHDIASLLSRHKHLAKDHSPDLYALELAGLEEVGKRYGEDSQQFRDASQILVDSLQKFADEMFNLYSGNAVVEVVAVKAFNSPLMRKTRSILQSSESETDNPYNLAYQYNYNYAVIFNIILWMMIGLALAVIVISYNLWNMDPGYDSIIYRMTNQKIRMD